In a genomic window of Pirellulales bacterium:
- a CDS encoding NHL repeat-containing protein, which translates to MANSARWSLACSTIAEATQGAVPREPPWREVAWPLWSWLLIACLLATGCGESTNTIGKLDVVWGRRGISDGRLQKPRAMAIDDQDHLYIVDMTARIQVFNPDGDFIRSWQTPVHTNGRPTGISIDRQGRVLVADTHYFRVLIYSQLGEMLEQIGGTEGPGPGEFGWVTDAVQDRQGNMYISEYGEYDRIQKLAPDGTFLLQWGGHGAEPGQFSRPQDLVIDEQDRIWVTDACNHRIQVFDTEGKLLFMWGTAGAAPGELYYPYDLVFDDAGNVYICEYGNHRVQKFTRAGESLGCWGHEGRGPGELHNPWAVVRDSKGRIYVLDTNNHRVQRVLM; encoded by the coding sequence ATGGCAAATTCCGCACGCTGGTCACTGGCATGCTCGACCATAGCAGAGGCTACGCAAGGGGCGGTTCCGCGTGAGCCACCATGGCGCGAGGTAGCTTGGCCTCTATGGTCTTGGCTGCTGATCGCCTGTTTGCTGGCCACTGGCTGCGGCGAGTCGACCAATACGATTGGCAAACTGGACGTCGTCTGGGGCCGCCGTGGAATATCGGATGGCCGTTTACAAAAGCCGCGGGCCATGGCCATCGACGATCAGGATCATCTTTACATCGTCGACATGACGGCCCGAATCCAGGTGTTCAACCCGGATGGCGACTTCATTCGCTCGTGGCAGACGCCTGTTCACACGAACGGACGCCCGACAGGCATCTCGATCGATCGCCAGGGGCGGGTGTTAGTGGCCGACACGCATTACTTTCGGGTTTTGATCTACTCGCAACTGGGCGAAATGCTCGAGCAGATTGGCGGCACCGAGGGGCCAGGCCCCGGAGAGTTCGGCTGGGTGACCGACGCTGTGCAAGACCGGCAAGGCAATATGTACATCTCGGAGTATGGAGAGTACGACCGTATCCAAAAGCTGGCACCTGACGGCACGTTTTTGCTGCAATGGGGTGGGCACGGCGCGGAGCCCGGGCAGTTTTCCCGCCCGCAAGACCTGGTCATCGACGAGCAGGATCGCATCTGGGTCACCGACGCTTGCAACCATCGCATCCAGGTTTTCGACACCGAAGGAAAGCTTCTTTTCATGTGGGGCACTGCGGGGGCGGCCCCGGGAGAGCTCTATTATCCTTACGATCTGGTATTCGATGACGCCGGCAACGTTTACATTTGCGAGTACGGAAACCACCGCGTGCAGAAGTTCACACGCGCTGGCGAGTCGTTGGGATGCTGGGGGCACGAGGGACGCGGACCGGGAGAGTTGCACAATCCGTGGGCCGTGGTGCGCGACAGCAAGGGACGGATATATGTGCTCGACACGAATAATCATCGCGTGCAACGCGTGCTGATGTAG
- a CDS encoding L-threonylcarbamoyladenylate synthase: MPPVILDLRSADDSRDCIHRAVQALAEGKIVAFPTETVYGLAASALSESAVARLIGSKNRAPGRPLALAVRSAEEALDYVPNLSSLGQRLARRCWPGPVTLVVEDHHPDGLTRQLPASVQTAVAPEGTIGFRVPAHHAILDVLRLLAGPIVLTSANRSGQPDATTAQEVVQAIGDDVNVVLDDGQSRYGQPSSVVRVYDDRFELLRQGVVSEQTLKRLASAVVLFVCTGNTCRSPMAEAIFRQAMAERLKCRMNELEDRGVVAVSAGLAAMMGGRASPEAVVVLKRWGIDLSTHESQPMTEQLLKHADLTLVMTRSHRQAILNEWPDLANRVQLLARNGTDISDPIGGPPEMYERCAAQIKAEVAEWANEIKL; the protein is encoded by the coding sequence ATGCCCCCGGTCATTCTTGATCTTCGCAGCGCCGACGATTCGCGTGATTGCATACATCGCGCCGTGCAAGCATTGGCCGAGGGAAAGATCGTGGCGTTTCCTACCGAAACGGTCTACGGCTTGGCGGCTTCGGCCCTCTCAGAATCGGCAGTCGCGCGATTGATCGGCAGCAAAAACCGGGCGCCAGGACGTCCACTAGCCCTGGCTGTACGCAGCGCCGAAGAGGCCTTGGACTACGTACCCAATCTCAGTTCGCTGGGACAGAGATTAGCCCGCCGCTGCTGGCCGGGCCCCGTAACGCTGGTCGTCGAGGATCACCATCCCGATGGGCTGACACGTCAATTACCCGCGTCGGTGCAGACGGCCGTGGCTCCCGAAGGAACGATAGGATTTCGCGTACCGGCTCATCATGCCATCTTGGACGTGCTGCGCTTGCTGGCCGGGCCGATCGTGCTGACCAGTGCCAACCGCAGCGGCCAGCCTGACGCGACTACGGCTCAGGAAGTGGTGCAAGCCATCGGCGACGACGTCAACGTCGTACTGGACGACGGGCAGTCGCGCTATGGCCAGCCCTCGAGCGTAGTTCGCGTGTATGACGATCGTTTCGAGTTGCTTCGTCAGGGAGTCGTCTCGGAGCAGACACTCAAGCGGCTGGCTAGCGCCGTGGTGTTGTTCGTCTGTACCGGCAACACCTGCCGTAGCCCGATGGCCGAAGCCATATTCCGTCAAGCGATGGCCGAACGACTGAAGTGCCGCATGAACGAGTTGGAAGATCGCGGCGTGGTGGCCGTCTCGGCCGGCCTGGCCGCCATGATGGGTGGCCGCGCGAGCCCCGAGGCCGTGGTCGTGCTCAAGCGCTGGGGCATCGACCTGTCGACGCATGAAAGCCAACCCATGACCGAGCAATTACTCAAGCATGCAGATCTGACCTTGGTGATGACCAGGTCGCATCGACAGGCCATTCTTAACGAATGGCCTGATCTCGCTAACCGCGTGCAGCTCTTGGCGCGCAATGGCACTGACATTTCGGATCCCATTGGCGGTCCGCCCGAAATGTACGAGCGCTGCGCCGCGCAAATCAAAGCCGAAGTGGCCGAGTGGGCAAACGAGATAAAACTTTAA
- the rpiB gene encoding ribose 5-phosphate isomerase B, producing MKIAVGSDHRGFAVKENVVQLLKRLGHEVCDCGTHDANSVDYPDIAAVVAHQVSTREVDRGILICGTGIGMCIAANKYPGVRAAPCHDDLSAEMSRRHNDLNLLCLSADMLGEKLIDRMVEIWLRTEFEGGRHARRVEKIAQIEASQPAH from the coding sequence ATGAAGATTGCCGTCGGCAGCGACCACCGCGGATTTGCCGTCAAAGAGAACGTCGTCCAATTGCTGAAGCGGCTGGGACACGAGGTCTGTGATTGCGGAACGCACGACGCGAATAGCGTCGACTATCCGGACATTGCCGCTGTTGTAGCCCATCAGGTTAGCACGCGAGAGGTCGATCGCGGTATCTTGATCTGCGGCACGGGAATCGGCATGTGCATCGCCGCAAACAAATACCCGGGTGTCCGTGCGGCGCCGTGCCATGACGATCTGTCGGCCGAGATGAGCCGCCGCCATAACGATTTGAACTTGCTTTGTCTGTCGGCCGACATGCTGGGTGAGAAACTCATCGACCGCATGGTCGAAATCTGGCTGCGCACCGAGTTCGAAGGGGGCCGACACGCGCGTCGTGTGGAAAAAATCGCGCAGATCGAGGCCTCTCAGCCGGCCCATTGA